In Entelurus aequoreus isolate RoL-2023_Sb linkage group LG02, RoL_Eaeq_v1.1, whole genome shotgun sequence, one genomic interval encodes:
- the LOC133664663 gene encoding trace amine-associated receptor 13c-like has translation MTALLTQTAPAGTAAVLQATTDSPFNLTLTSARVELASSQPLAPLCTVCCCGFLNRTFAVAFMVSLAVAIVVGNVITLIVFVQTRQSRTAQGYLKVSLAIADMMVGLLVVPFSIYTEVTMMVRTVPPIWYQGGSTSADSSLGGQGSSFQPCMLIGPVFAGCTFVSISTIFLMTVERSVAILRPLHKDALVTRRRTLLLILLSWTASFLLALAPLIFSGNFTLEYNECSRMCNYAPLLLGNQLPPDANILLLFPAFDFTLLGGTLAINIVSFTSIRQYSRRRKLLSEGSLSDGGVVSGAGGGGACPHRPSFSDIKAAKTISILTFAFTASFSPIAVFVLGNVVGYTWCNFSFVAFWILTGNSCCNVIIYSVRDHRFRKGVTLLFRREHFPLTGEKN, from the exons ATGACAGCTCTCCTGACACAAACTGCTCCTGCTGGGACCGCAGCAGTACTGCAGGCTACCACGGACTCCCCCTTCAACCTGACTCTGACCTCTGCACGGGTGGAACTTGCATCGAGCCAGCCGCTGGCTCCTCTGTGTACGGTCTGCTGCTGCGGCTTTCTCAATCGTACCTTTGCTGTGGCGTTCATGGTCAGCCTGGCTGTGGCCATCGTGGTTGGGAATGTGATCACTCTGATTGTGTTTGTGCAGACGAGACAGTCCAGAACAGCCCAAGGCTACCTGAAAG TGTCTCTGGCCATAGCCGACATGATGGTGGGCCTCCTTGTGGTCCCCTTCTCCATCTACACCGAGGTCACAATGATGGTCAGGACCGTGCCTCCCATTTGGTATCAGGGGGGCTCGACATCTGCAGATTCCTCTCTTGGTGGCCAGGGGAGCTCCTTCCAGCCGTGCATGCTGATCGGGCCAGTGTTCGCTGGGTGCACCTTCGTCTCCATCAGCACCATCTTCCTCATGACCGTGGAGCGGAGTGTCGCCATCCTGCGGCCGCTCCACAAGGACGCCCTGGTGACGCGGCGGAGGACTCTGCTCCTCATCCTGCTTTCCTGGACCGCCAGCTTCCTCCTGGCACTGGCACCCCTCATCTTCAGCGGCAATTTCACTTTGGAGTACAACGAGTGCAGCCGGATGTGCAACTACGCCCCGCTGTTGCTCGGCAACCAGCTGCCGCCCGATGCCAACATCTTGCTATTGTTCCCGGCGTTTGACTTCACCCTTCTTGGCGGGACGCTGGCAATTAACATTGTGTCTTTCACAAGCATCCGGCAGTACTCCAGGAGACGCAAACTGCTCTCGGAGGGCAGTTTGAGCGACGGGGGAGTCGTCAgtggagcaggaggaggaggggCTTGTCCTCACAGACCCTCATTTTCAGACATTAAGGCTGCTAAGACAATCAGCATATTAACATTTGCCTTCACTGCCTCCTTCTCGCCCATTGCAGTGTTTGTGCTGGGGAACGTGGTGGGCTACACCTGGTGCAACTTCTCCTTTGTTGCCTTCTGGATTCTAACAGGAAACAGTTGTTGCAACGTCATCATCTACAGCGTCCGGGACCACCGCTTTCGCAAGGGGGTGACCCTGCTCTTTCGGCGTGAACACTTCCCCCTGACAGGGGAGAAAAACTGA